The Pseudarthrobacter defluvii DNA window AGCAGAGAACTAGCGGACGGACGGTTGCGCGGAACTGATGGATCCCATCACTGCTGACGCGTAGGCCCGGTGCCCGGCCGCGTTGGGGTGGAAGTTGTAGTCTGCGGCGAAGTTGTTTGGATCCAGTTGCAGCCACGGATCAAGTGAGTTTGCCGCGTGCCCGGCGAACCGCGAGACGACATCGACGTAGCGGGCGTTGGTCCCGTACAGGCCGTTGGCTGTGGCTACCGCACCGGAAATGGTGGCATTGACCGCCAGCGTGGCCCCGTTGATCAGTACCTGGTTCGCCACAGGAATGGGAGCGAAGCTGCTCGAAGGATCAAAGAGCATCGGGTAACCCAGCACCACGATCCTCGCGTTTGGCGCGGCCTGATGAATTGCGGAGTAGGTCTGCACCAGGCCCGCGGTCAGGGAAGCCAGTGCTGCAGGCGACGTGGCTTGTGCGACTGCGGCCTGGCATGCCGTCTCGCCGTAAAGGGCGCACACACCCAAAACCCCGGAGAAGCCCAGGTCGTTTGCTCCCGCCGTGATGGAGACGAGTTCAGTATCAGGGCCGAGCTTGCCTTCGCCCACAAGACCCAGGAGTTGCTCCCGGACTGTCGGGGTATGGATCACAGAGTCGTAGGTGGGGCTGGCCGTTGACAGGACAGCGCCGTGGCAGGCGGCATTGCCCACGAGGTCAACGCGCCCGGTCTTTGCAACGAGATCCACATAGCCCGGGTGGCTCTCCCAGCAGCTCAAACCGGCAGGGCGCTCCTCTGCCCCCGCGCCTGTTCCCGCAGTGTATGAGTCGCCGAGTGCCACAAAATCAATGTTCGGTGCTGGCGCCGCTTCTGCTGGGACCCGTGGCCATGCCCAACGTTATTGCCAGGCTCGCGAAGCCGGCCGCAAGGGCCGAGTACCGCCGTCGTGCTGAAATTTTCATCTTTCGTCCCCTGAAATATTGTGCTGCCCCTCTGAGCGAGGGCAGCCGGGGCAACGCTATACGGCGGACTGTCGATGCGCCTTGGGTCAGGCAGCCCTACTTTCGGCGACGGTTTTCGGGTAGGTGACAAGCTGTTCAGGGTCTGTGGTTAGCTAGCCGCATGACCAAACGCGGCATGGCCATGGACTGGGACGGTGCTGTCAACGCGTGGCACGTTTCCGGCGGCATCTATCGCATGGGTCGGCGCGAATGGCTGACGGAAGCAGGCTGGAAGCAGGCGTTCGACGACGGCGTCCGCACCGTGGTGGATCTTCGTAACGCCGGTGAGGGACGGCGCCGGGACAGGGACCCGGTGGTGCCTGCCGCTGCCTGGGCCGGCATCGACGTGGTGCAGGCGCCCACCGAAGAACCGGGTCACCCGCGCTTCACTGCAGTGACCGGCCCTTACCTGAACGATCCCGCCCACTACGCCGAGAACGCCAGGCTCTTCCCGGAGAAACTGGTAGGCGTCTTCAGAGCTATTGCCGGAGCTGCACCAAAGGGGGACGTCCTGCTGCACTGCGCCGCGGGCCGCGACCGCAGCGGACTGGTAGCCGCGATGGTCCAGGACCTTGCAGGCGACTCCGATGAAGCAATTGCCGAGGGGTACCGCCGGGCTGCCCGGGGAATCAACGAGCGGTACCGTACCCATGGCCCGCCGCACAGCCGTGAACGATACCTGGACGAGGCGGAGCTCGCGCCCTTGCTGGAGCAGCGCGGGCTCGCGGTGGTCGCGTTCGTCCGCGGCCTGGACACGCGCGGCTACCTTCTGGCGCATGGGTTGCGGGACGCGGAACTGGATGCTGTCCTGGCCCTCTCCGGAACGGGTGCGCATAGACTGGGACCAGTGTGACGCATGTGACGTGAGGGAATTGGGGCCTCCGTCACCTCGAGTGGCGGAGAGACGGACAGTGAGCGGAACAACAGCACCAAGGAAAAGGACCTCCCCTGAGAAGCGGCGGGGGCAAAACCCCGGCCCCCTGCACCGTGTGCTCGCACTCGGTGCAGCCGCAGGCTTGCTGACGTCCTCTGCCTACGGAGCCCTTCCCGCTTTCGGCGCCGGTGAAGCTTCGCCCAGCCCGGCATCGGGGACCGGCAGCAGCTCTGCTGCGCCGGCTCCCGCGGCATCCGCCAGCCCGTCTCCATCCACCGGAGCTTCCTCCGGCACGGGCGCCCTCACTGGTCTCTCTGAGGCCGCGCTCGCCGACGCGGTTCAGCGGGACCTCAAGCTGACGCCTCAGCAGTTCCAGGCGGCAGGGGAGCTTGGCGCCCAGGCGGCGGCCGCGGCCGTGCAGCTGCGCCAGCTTCCGGGTTACGTGGGGATCCGGATCGAGGGCGCCGCGATAGTGGTGACCGGCTCCGGTCCTGACCTGGAGGCTGCTGTTGCCGGCCTCGCCGTGAGCGTCAAGGGGCTGTCCCTCGAAGCTCCCGCTGCCGGGCCTGCCGCCGAGGCACCCGCAGCTGCGCCGCCGTCGTCCACTGCTCCGTCTGTGGCACCACCACCCCAGGCCACCACCCCAGCTTCCGCGGAGGGCAACCGGTCCCAGTTGGCAGTCAGCACCGATCGGCTGTTCCAGGAGTATGTGCGCGACGTCGGCCCCCAGGGTCTGCAGGCAGTAATGTCCGCGGGTGGAAAGTTCGTCATCAGGACCGGCGGCATCAACACGCCGGAGTCGCTGTCCTCTTCCTCCAGGGCCGGTGCCGGCACTGCAAGCGCGGCAAGCGGAAAGGTAACCCCTGCACAGTTCGTGTCCCGCTACGCCAACGTGGAGCTCGACGGCGGCACGCCGCTCAAGCCCGAGGCGGACGTTCCCGGCGGCGTTGGCTACCAGACGGACATCGGCTTCATCTGCTCAACCGGCTTTTCCGCGTTCGACCCAACAGGTCTTCCCGCGGTGCTGACCGCCGGCCACTGCGCGTCCGATGGGGAAGCGAAAACGGCCACTTTGGAATTCCAGGGCACGCCGGCCGGACTGCTGGGCAAGTTCGGCTTCAGCCAGTTCGGCGGCCCCGGCAACTCACGGGTGGTTGAGAACCCGCTGGACCCCAGCAACCCCGGAAACGTGGGGACGGACATATCGGTCATCCAGTCGCTGCGGCAGGACATCGATCCGCTTCCCGCTGCCAGCACGTGGGGGGATCCGTCCGTGCCGGGGCCTGACGTGAAAATCATTGGGACCGCAGACCCGGTGGCGGGAATGCCGGTCTGCCGGTCGGGCAGGACCTCGGCCTGGTCCTGCGGAACGGTTGATGCCGTGGGGATCTTCATTGTGCCCGGCCCGGCTTTCGCCACAGGCCCCACAGACCTGCGCGCCTACAACGGCTTCCTGTCTTACGGCGTGCAGTCCAGCGGCGGTGACTCCGGCGGCCCCTACATCAGCGGGAATTACGCCGTGGGCACGCACGCAGCGGGGGACACCCCGGACGAGAACGGGAACGTCATCCAGAACTTTGCCGTGGGCGCCACCCTGCGGGACAGCCTGGCCGTGCTGCCGGGTTACCAGCTGGAACTCTTCCTTAACAAGCCGGCCGTCACTACACCGGCAGCCGGCGGAACATACCAGCCGGGCCAGACCATCACCGGCAGCGTTCCGGCCGCTCCGGCGTCCGCCGTGGCCGAGGGAAGCAAGGTCCGGATCACCATCCAAGGAAAAGACCCGTTCGAGGTAGCCGTGGATCCTGCCGGAAACTGGAGCTTCACGGCTCCGCAGGGCACGGACACGCTCCGATTTACGGCCCGGACTGTGAACGGGTTCAGCACCTCGGGGGCCAACAGCTTTGAGTTCGCTTCGGCAGCAGCGGAACCGCCCGCCCCACCGGCGCCCACTGACCCGGTTCCCACCGCGCCGCCCACCAGCCCGGCCCCAACTACGCCCACCAGCCCGGCCCCAACGGAGCCCGCCCCAACGAGCCCGGCGCCTGCACCGCCGGCGGAAGCCCCCGCCGTCGTGATTCCGCCGGCAAGTACCCCGACGCCGACTGTGCCGCCTGCGGACCTGGCCAACACGGGCGGAAACCGGAACAACCCCGGTGACGCGGGAGACCTGGCCTACACAGGGTCAGCCGGGCTGGTCGCCCCAGCGATCGCCGCTGCCGCCGCGCTCGCCGTCGGGCTCCTGCTGATGGTGCTGGTCCGCCGCCGGAAAGGGCGCTCGATCAATTAGCCGTCGAGGGGCGGGACCGTACGGCCCCGCCCCTCGACGGTTAACTGCGGCGAATTACGTCAATGCCGGTCGCCCCGCTTGTCCTTGCCGTCAACCACCTGGACCGCAACGTCCAGCGTCCCGTCGGCCAGGCTTCCCCACGCGTACACAATGGTGTTCTTCCCGCCTTCCACCGTGATGTCGGCCGGGCCGATGACGGGATCGGTGGTTCCAGCCGCGGCAACAGTGGCCGAAATGGTGCCGGCCTTCAGCTTCAGTTTCGCCTCGTCCGGGTTGCTGAGTCCCTCAATCACGGGCGCTCCGCCAGCCAGGATGTCGACGGCGGGAGCTGCGGCCACGTGCCTGACCGTGAGCTTGCCTTTCCCGTCGTTGCGGGGAGCCTTGGTGTCGTTGGTGAACAGTGAAGCGGTGGGGGCGCCGTCGGCATCGAGGTGCGCCACGGCGGTGTAGTTGCGGCCCTCATCCAGTTCCACGTCCACCGGACCGATCACCGGGTTGTCGGCGCTGGTGGCGTCAGCAGCCGTGATGGCGATTTCGTAGTCGCCCGCAGGCAGTTCCAGGGGCCCGGCGAGGGTGCCAGGGGTGAAATCGTCAAGGGTGAGGTTGCCGTTCACCCACACATCCACGGTAAGGCCCGGAACGCCATGCAGTACCGACAGCAGGGCGGGGTCGTCATCGTGGTGGTGCCATCCGCCGGCCTGGGCGGGAGCGGCGAAGGCCAGCGAAGCGGCGAGTGAGAGGGCTCCGGCGGCGTAGGTCATTTTGCGCATGTCAAACTCCTTGCAGAATGCCCGGGTGGCCGGGCTGTTTGTACTTACGCGGTTAATACCTGCGGAGTGCCGTCTTTGGATGCAGCGCCGGGAACTTTTCGGGTCAAATTTTTCGCTTCATCAGCAGGTTGGTGATCCGCAGGGTGCATAGCCGCTGGCCGGCTTCGTTGGTGATCAGTACCTCGTGCGTGGTGAGCGTCCCGCCCAGGTGGATGGGGGTGGCGGTGATGGTCACCTGCCCCTCGCGGGCGGAACGGTGGTGCGTGGCGGAAACGTCCACGCCCACGGCCGTCTTGCCCATGGTGCTCGCGTGGATGACGGCCGCCCAGGACCCCACGGCTTCGCCCACGGCCAGGGAGGCGCCGCCGTGCAGCAAACCGAACGACTGCCTGTTCCCCTCAACCGGCATGGTGGCCACTACGCGCTCCACGGATTCCTCCAGGATCTTCACGCCCATCTTCTCGTCCAGCTCACCGAGGGTGATCTTCCAGAGCTCGTGCCCTGAGGGCGGGTTCCCGGCGGCATCCGTGGGGGACGGGGCGTTCATAAGTTCTCCTTCGAGGCGGCCAATTCGGTCCTGGCCTTCTAGTCTGCGGCACGGCACTTCATGTATGGTGAATATATTACCGAACGGACGGTCAGTAATGGGCCGCCCTGTTTGCCTGCCCCCTTGTTGGAAGGACCGTCAACGATGACCACCACAGCCACAGCTCCCCAGGCCACGGTCGACACCGTGGAGACAGTGCCCAGCTTCGTCATGGACGCCTGGTGGACGCCCGACGCCGGCTCGTCGGCTTCCGCAGTCCCCGTCCGGGACGCGAGCACAGGGGAGATCCTGGCCAAGGTCAGCACCGAAGGCCTGGACCTCGCAGGCGTGGTGGAGTACGGACGCACCACCGGCCAGGCCGAACTGGGCAAGCTGACCTTCCACCAGCGGGCCCTCAAGCTCAAGGAACTGGCCCAGTACCTGAACGCCCGCCGCGAACATTTCTACAATTTCTCCTTCCAGACCGGCGCCACCAAGATCGACTCCATGGTGGACATCGACGGCGGCATCGGCGTCCTGTTCACCTTCGGCTCCAAGGGCCGGCGCGAGTTGCCGAACTCCCAGGTTGTGGTGGATGGTCCCATGGAAGTCCTGTCCAAGGACGGCTCCTTCGCCGGCGAGCACATCTACACCCGCATTCCCGGCGTCGCCGTGCAGATCAACGCCTTCAACTTCCCCGTCTGGGGGATGCTGGAGAAATTCGCCCCCGCATTCATCGCCGGTGTCCCCACCATCGTCAAGCCCGCCACCCCCACCGGCTACGTAGCTGCAGCCGTGGTCAAGGCCATCGTGGAGTCCAACATCCTGCCCAAGGGCTCGCTGCAGCTGGTCTCCGGCTCGGTCCGCGGCCTGCTGGACGTGCTGGACTACCGGGACCTGGTGGCCTTCACAGGTTCCGCCTCCACCGCCAAGTCACTGAAGTCCCACCCGAACGTGGTGGAGGGCGGTGTCCGGTTCACCTCCGAGACCGACTCCCTGAACGCCGCCATCCTGGGCCCCGACGCCGTGGAGGGCACCCCTGAGTTCGATGCCTTCGTCAAGTCCGTGGTCACCGAGATGACGGTGAAGGCCGGGCAGAAGTGCACCGCCATCCGCCGCGCCATCGTGCCGCAGGAACTGGTGCCGGCCGTGTCCGCTGCCATCGGGAAGCGGATCACGGAGCGGGTTGTCCTCGGCGACCCCCGCGGCGAGGGCGTCACCATGGGCGCCCTGGCCTCGGTGGAGCAGCTTGAGGACGTCCGCGCCGCCGTGCAGTCCATGCTCGACGCCGGCGGTGAGCTTGCGTACGGAACGCTCGAATCGCCGTCGGTCACCTCCGCCGACGGCACCGCCGGGGTGGTGGACGGGGGCGCGTTCATGGCCCCGGTGGTCCTGAACTGGGACAACCCGGAAGCGGAAGCCATCCACTCGCTGGAGGCATTCGGGCCGGTCTCCTCGGTGATTGGCTACAAGGACCTCGCGGACGCTGTCCGCCTGGCCGCCCGCGGCGGCGGATCCCTGGTGGCCTCGGTTTGCACCAACGATCCAGAGGTGGCGCGCGAGCTGGTCACCGGCATCGCCGCCCACCACGGCCGGGTCCTGATGCTGAACCGTGAAGACGCCCGCACCTCCACCGGCCATGGCTCCCCGGTGCCGCACCTG harbors:
- a CDS encoding SGNH/GDSL hydrolase family protein yields the protein MALGDSYTAGTGAGAEERPAGLSCWESHPGYVDLVAKTGRVDLVGNAACHGAVLSTASPTYDSVIHTPTVREQLLGLVGEGKLGPDTELVSITAGANDLGFSGVLGVCALYGETACQAAVAQATSPAALASLTAGLVQTYSAIHQAAPNARIVVLGYPMLFDPSSSFAPIPVANQVLINGATLAVNATISGAVATANGLYGTNARYVDVVSRFAGHAANSLDPWLQLDPNNFAADYNFHPNAAGHRAYASAVMGSISSAQPSVR
- a CDS encoding PaaI family thioesterase, translated to MNAPSPTDAAGNPPSGHELWKITLGELDEKMGVKILEESVERVVATMPVEGNRQSFGLLHGGASLAVGEAVGSWAAVIHASTMGKTAVGVDVSATHHRSAREGQVTITATPIHLGGTLTTHEVLITNEAGQRLCTLRITNLLMKRKI
- a CDS encoding tyrosine-protein phosphatase, translated to MTKRGMAMDWDGAVNAWHVSGGIYRMGRREWLTEAGWKQAFDDGVRTVVDLRNAGEGRRRDRDPVVPAAAWAGIDVVQAPTEEPGHPRFTAVTGPYLNDPAHYAENARLFPEKLVGVFRAIAGAAPKGDVLLHCAAGRDRSGLVAAMVQDLAGDSDEAIAEGYRRAARGINERYRTHGPPHSRERYLDEAELAPLLEQRGLAVVAFVRGLDTRGYLLAHGLRDAELDAVLALSGTGAHRLGPV
- a CDS encoding DUF4397 domain-containing protein; the encoded protein is MRKMTYAAGALSLAASLAFAAPAQAGGWHHHDDDPALLSVLHGVPGLTVDVWVNGNLTLDDFTPGTLAGPLELPAGDYEIAITAADATSADNPVIGPVDVELDEGRNYTAVAHLDADGAPTASLFTNDTKAPRNDGKGKLTVRHVAAAPAVDILAGGAPVIEGLSNPDEAKLKLKAGTISATVAAAGTTDPVIGPADITVEGGKNTIVYAWGSLADGTLDVAVQVVDGKDKRGDRH
- a CDS encoding S1 family peptidase, producing the protein MSGTTAPRKRTSPEKRRGQNPGPLHRVLALGAAAGLLTSSAYGALPAFGAGEASPSPASGTGSSSAAPAPAASASPSPSTGASSGTGALTGLSEAALADAVQRDLKLTPQQFQAAGELGAQAAAAAVQLRQLPGYVGIRIEGAAIVVTGSGPDLEAAVAGLAVSVKGLSLEAPAAGPAAEAPAAAPPSSTAPSVAPPPQATTPASAEGNRSQLAVSTDRLFQEYVRDVGPQGLQAVMSAGGKFVIRTGGINTPESLSSSSRAGAGTASAASGKVTPAQFVSRYANVELDGGTPLKPEADVPGGVGYQTDIGFICSTGFSAFDPTGLPAVLTAGHCASDGEAKTATLEFQGTPAGLLGKFGFSQFGGPGNSRVVENPLDPSNPGNVGTDISVIQSLRQDIDPLPAASTWGDPSVPGPDVKIIGTADPVAGMPVCRSGRTSAWSCGTVDAVGIFIVPGPAFATGPTDLRAYNGFLSYGVQSSGGDSGGPYISGNYAVGTHAAGDTPDENGNVIQNFAVGATLRDSLAVLPGYQLELFLNKPAVTTPAAGGTYQPGQTITGSVPAAPASAVAEGSKVRITIQGKDPFEVAVDPAGNWSFTAPQGTDTLRFTARTVNGFSTSGANSFEFASAAAEPPAPPAPTDPVPTAPPTSPAPTTPTSPAPTEPAPTSPAPAPPAEAPAVVIPPASTPTPTVPPADLANTGGNRNNPGDAGDLAYTGSAGLVAPAIAAAAALAVGLLLMVLVRRRKGRSIN
- the paaZ gene encoding phenylacetic acid degradation bifunctional protein PaaZ; translation: MTTTATAPQATVDTVETVPSFVMDAWWTPDAGSSASAVPVRDASTGEILAKVSTEGLDLAGVVEYGRTTGQAELGKLTFHQRALKLKELAQYLNARREHFYNFSFQTGATKIDSMVDIDGGIGVLFTFGSKGRRELPNSQVVVDGPMEVLSKDGSFAGEHIYTRIPGVAVQINAFNFPVWGMLEKFAPAFIAGVPTIVKPATPTGYVAAAVVKAIVESNILPKGSLQLVSGSVRGLLDVLDYRDLVAFTGSASTAKSLKSHPNVVEGGVRFTSETDSLNAAILGPDAVEGTPEFDAFVKSVVTEMTVKAGQKCTAIRRAIVPQELVPAVSAAIGKRITERVVLGDPRGEGVTMGALASVEQLEDVRAAVQSMLDAGGELAYGTLESPSVTSADGTAGVVDGGAFMAPVVLNWDNPEAEAIHSLEAFGPVSSVIGYKDLADAVRLAARGGGSLVASVCTNDPEVARELVTGIAAHHGRVLMLNREDARTSTGHGSPVPHLVHGGPGRAGGGEELGGIRSVLHHMQRTAIQGSPNMLTAVTGVWHAGADRNFTVETEGTHPFRKHLSTLRIGDAVRSDLRQVALEDITAFAHSTGDTFYAHTNQEAAEANPFFPGIVAHGYLLLSWGAGLFVEPAPGPVLANYGLENLRFITPVAAGDSIRVTLTAKKITPRETDEYGEVAWDAVLTNQNDEIVATYDVLTLVEK